From Rana temporaria chromosome 5, aRanTem1.1, whole genome shotgun sequence:
TGATTGGTTGTGTTTGGAACCTTTAGATTTATGACATCTGGAATATGAATCTACTGCATTATTCTGTTGGTTAAATATCATCAGATTCATatttctgtgatgtcagcagatttGGGCAgattttctgttatattattatttctcaCATCGCCCCTCACCCCCAGATATTGTTGTAGAACCTTCTCCCACAGTTAACacagcatggaggggctcagtgaaggtggtggtgaaggtgtggaggtgtctgatcgggtcacacagatcataaaaggacagctgcccggcctcataatccacagagatcctgactctgttactggagaGATCGGGAGATATGATGATCCATTTATTGTCATGTATTAGATAACACCCACCGCTATCCCTCCACAAACCCCAGGACTTGTTATTATTTCCAATCAGTGACTGCACTCCTCTCCTCTCTATACTGGGATAACACATCCCGACTCTGTAATTTTCTGACTCTCTgacatccacttcccagtaatgtcgCCCCGAGGAAAATCCCTGACTACTTAATACCTGGGCCCACCACTGAAATCTCTCCGGTGTTTCTGGACGATTCTGCTCTATATCTGACCTGGATACAGTTTTCATGTCATCTGATATCTGTAGATTATTCTGAGCTGTGTtcacatccagtaatatgtctgcagctTCCTGTATATTGAAGAATACATTTACCTCTTTTATCATATCAGATAaccctgtgtgtaatgtgtgtgagaTTCCAGACacatccagatcccctccatcatggaggagtgtatcatgtctctctctgtcctcattatctccctcctcagtatcacacaagtcccctgtgtctgattcctgtaggacagtcagtgggtcagtcatgttacacagctcctcaatgtcctccatcttcctggacagatcctccttctttatttccagctGATGGATCAGATCAGACAATGAGATCCGCTCTTCCTGGCTGGAGATGTTCCTCCGGACTCTCTTCTCCAGGTCCTCCAGATGTCTCCTGAGCTCTATGAACAGGGCAGTGACTCTCTCTGATTTTTCTTGTACTTTTCTCCTgcgatcctgcagactctggactcttttctccgtctcctctctctctgtcatcagtttctgcagaacatttctcagtttctgttttttattctcaGAGGCCTCATCCAGAGTCTCCACCTTGTGTCCCCGGTGTTCTCCATCCAGCCTGCAGGACACACAGATACAGGCAgagtcctcagtgcagtaatatTCAAGAAGTTTCCTATGGATGGAGCATTTTCTGTTCTCCATGGAAGTGGTGGGATCAGTTAGGACATGTTCTGGTGACTTGTTGTGGACTCTCAGGTGATTATCACACAGAGAAGCTTCACAATGCAGACAGGATataacagcaggtacaggag
This genomic window contains:
- the LOC120941623 gene encoding E3 ubiquitin-protein ligase TRIM58-like, with the translated sequence MASADLRQELDCSICLTTYTDPVNLRCGHNFCRVCIDHVLDTQEGSGGYSCPECREEFRDRPVLHRNITLRNIVETFRSTQLEEGKTGIFCTYCYHSPVPAVISCLHCEASLCDNHLRVHNKSPEHVLTDPTTSMENRKCSIHRKLLEYYCTEDSACICVSCRLDGEHRGHKVETLDEASENKKQKLRNVLQKLMTEREETEKRVQSLQDRRRKVQEKSERVTALFIELRRHLEDLEKRVRRNISSQEERISLSDLIHQLEIKKEDLSRKMEDIEELCNMTDPLTVLQESDTGDLCDTEEGDNEDRERHDTLLHDGGDLDVSGISHTLHTGLSDMIKEVNVFFNIQEAADILLDVNTAQNNLQISDDMKTVSRSDIEQNRPETPERFQWWAQVLSSQGFSSGRHYWEVDVRESENYRVGMCYPSIERRGVQSLIGNNNKSWGLWRDSGGCYLIHDNKWIIISPDLSSNRVRISVDYEAGQLSFYDLCDPIRHLHTFTTTFTEPLHAVLTVGEGSTTISGGEGRCEK